A DNA window from Hordeum vulgare subsp. vulgare chromosome 1H, MorexV3_pseudomolecules_assembly, whole genome shotgun sequence contains the following coding sequences:
- the LOC123438725 gene encoding NADH dehydrogenase [ubiquinone] 1 alpha subcomplex assembly factor 3-like, with product MAAARGQKSLATLVRSLRSDSISSSNAPRLRHLPSLRRTFSLYDQINLIDTVPEDQLRFQSYDDTGFKINNVKYEGSLLIVENKIMTWTPKTFADITAESLSIFKVVHPIPEILILGCGKYVQPVSPELRKFIRSTGMKLEAIDSRNAASTYNILNEEGRAVAAAVLPFGLDS from the exons atggcggcggcgcgggggCAAAAGTCGCTGGCGACGCTGGTGAGGTCGCTGCGGAGCGATTCCATCTCCAGCTCCAACGCTCCCAGGCTCAGGCACCTCCCGTCTCTCAG GAGGACCTTCTCGCTCTACGACCAGATCAACCTCATCGACACCGTCCCCGAAGACCAGCTCCGCTTCCAATC TTACGATGACACTGGATTCAAGATTAACAATGTAAAGTATGAAGGAAGCTTGCTGATAGTAGAAAACAAGATAATGACCTGGACACCCAAAACATTTGCAGATATAACTGCTGAAAG TTTATCAATCTTCAAAGTTGTACACCCGATCCCAG AGATTCTGATTCTTGGTTGCGGGAAATACGTCCAGCCAGTCAGTCCTGAGCTGCGCAAGTTCATTCGGTCAACAGGGATGAAACTGGAGGCTATCGATTCG AGGAACGCGGCTTCGACCTATAATATTCTAAACGAAGAGGGGAGGGCAGTGGCGGCCGcggttcttccgtttggactcgacTCTTAA
- the LOC123438741 gene encoding tobamovirus multiplication protein 2B, translated as MAAAAGGGGGAKATVAEQIGQAVQSTSNLLQLMEQSSPAQIHLAKLPKNLLAKASLTKNTEQVLQQLPNVISSLDAFMDSSLQSASQIKTVTQLLSNMESTQLKSILPASRLQKDQKNTEPGELRVD; from the exons ATGGctgcggcggcgggcggcggcggaggagcgaAGGCGACGGTGGCGGAGCAGATAGGGCAGGCGGTGCAGTCCACCTCCAACCTTCTCCAGCTCATGGAGCAGTCCTCCCCTGCCCAG ATCCACTTGGCTAAACTCCCTAAGAATCTCTTGGCAAAAGCATCTCTTACAAAGAACACAGAGCAA GTGCTACAACAGCTACCTAATGTAATTTCTTCCTTGGATGCTTTTATGGACAGTAGTTTGCAAAG CGCATCTCAAATTAAGACTGTCACACAACTGTTGTCAAACATGGAGAGCACCCAACTTAAATCTATTTTGCCTGCCTCTCGATTACAGAAAGATCAAAAGAATACTGAGCCTGGAGAACTCAGGGTTGACTGA